In Quercus lobata isolate SW786 chromosome 12, ValleyOak3.0 Primary Assembly, whole genome shotgun sequence, a genomic segment contains:
- the LOC115970593 gene encoding uncharacterized protein LOC115970593, with protein MDFHYDIDFIFPNDDPPFDSSSDDDETELTLAIAIEELKNEGASTSRRRSVQPCRFIWRNPLQGHYRLFHDYFVETPVYPPNVFRRRFQMSRSLFLRIHSRVEATEPYFVRKRNAANTLGLSSFQKMTAAIRMLAYGVSADFMDEYIRIGETTAIKSLKFFVKAVVSIFSEEYLRSSNNNDIARLLAVGQHRGFPGMLGSINCMHWKWKNCPSKWKGQYIGHTCEPTIILEIVASYDLWIWHAFFGLPGSHNDINVLERSSVFSELAEGRAPPVNYSINGNNYSMGYYLADGIYPSWATFVKTIPTPQDRKRQHFASAQEAVRKDVERAFGVLQARFAIVRGPARFFHLETLKDIMMACIILHNMIVEDERHTYLGANDFDYDQINDNGPEPVSHNPTCNLMQFIERHNSIRDRGIHSQLQADLVEHLWQLQGQS; from the coding sequence ATGGATTTCCATTATgacattgattttatttttccaaatgatGATCCTCCATTTGACTcatcttctgatgatgatgagacGGAACTTACTCTAGCTATTGCCATAGAAGAATTAAAGAATGAAGGAGCATCAACATCACGTCGTCGTTCGGTTCAACCTTGCAGGTTTATCTGGCGTAATCCTTTGCAAGGTCATTATAGGCTTTTCCatgattattttgttgaaacacCAGTGTATCCTCCTAATGTATTTCGAAGGAGGTTTCAAATGAGTCGTTCTCTTTTTCTACGTATCCATTCAAGAGTTGAAGCTACTGAACCATACTTTGTTCGAAAAAGAAATGCGGCTAACACACTCGGGTTGTCTTCCTTTCAAAAGATGACTGCTGCAATCAGAATGCTTGCTTATGGAGTGTCGGCTGATTTCATGGATGAATACATAAGGATTGGAGAAACCACTGCAATAAAaagcttaaaattttttgttaaagcGGTAGTTTCAATCTTTTCTGAAGAGTACTTGAGGTCATCAAACAACAATGACATTGCAAGGTTGTTAGCAGTTGGCCAACATCGTGGATTTCCAGGAATGCTAGGGAGCATCAACTGCATGCATTGGAAATGGAAGAATTGTCCAAGTAAGTGGAAAGGTCAATATATTGGTCATACATGTGAACCAACGATAATTTTGGAAATCGTGGCGTCGTATGACCTTTGGATATGGCATGCATTTTTTGGGTTACCGGGGTCTCACAATGACATCAATGTCCTAGAGCGGTCTTCTGTATTTTCTGAGCTTGCTGAAGGGCGTGCTCCTCCGGTTAATTACTCGATAAATGGTAATAACTATTCGATGGGGTACTATCTTGCAGATGGTATATATCCATCATGGGCAACATTTGTCAAAACAATTCCAACACCACAAGACCGTAAAAGACAACATTTTGCTTCCGCACAAGAGGCGGTCAGGAAGGATGTTGAACGTGCATTTGGAGTACTTCAAGCGCGATTTGCAATTGTGCGTGGGCCTGCACGTTTTTTCCATCTTGAAACGCTTAAGGACATTATGATGGCATGTATAATATTGCATAATATGATCGTTGAAGATGAACGACATACTTACCTTGGAGCAAATGACTTTGATTATGATCAAATCAACGATAATGGACCCGAACCGGTGTCACATAATCCCACTTGTAACCTTATGCAGTTCATTGAACGTCATAATTCCATTAGAGATAGAGGAATTCATTCTCAACTTCAAGCAGATCTTGTTGAGCATCTATGGCAACTACAAGGCCAGTCGTAG
- the LOC115970594 gene encoding glutathione S-transferase T3-like, with amino-acid sequence MDKKHTTFWERIWSTFHNDKKFNRTKDSLNSWWSTIQRETNKFCGCLAQIENRNESGKTEHDKIEDAKTMYQVNCKNAFQLEHCWRILRNEAKWLVLRDSLKARTRQPATRPATQPATQSFASSINVNEDNEEMNSGETLERPIGKKAKKEKLKKRKNCDDVILTLSSQLDEIKEGKRRMHEEKKESMRIALEERREAMCIASEERRELIRIKEEKNEVEKRKMEDELMMKDTRTMDPEQKEYIRLRRLEILERLRSKYAS; translated from the exons ATGGACAAAAAACACACAACATTTTGGGAGAGAATTTGGTCTACCTTCCACAATGACAAAAAATTTAACCGCACTAAGgattctttaaatagttggtggTCAACAATTCAAAGGGAGACCAACAAGTTCTGTGGATGCTTGGCCCAAATTGAGAACCGGAATGAAAGCGGTAAAACTGAGCATGACAAG aTTGAAGATGCAAAAACTATGTATCAAGTTAATTGCAAAAATGCATTTCAATTGGAGCATTGTTGGAGAATTTTGAGGAACGAAGCTAAGTGGTTAGTTCTAAGAGATAGTTTGAAGGCCCGCACAAGACAACCAGCCACACGACCAGCCACACAACCAGCCACACAATCCTTTGcaagctcaataaatgtaaatgaAGATAATGAAGAGATGAACTCCGGCGAAACCTTGGAGAGACCTATAGGCAAGAAGGCCAAAAaggagaaattaaagaaaagaaagaattgtgATGATGTGATCCTAACACTTTCCTCCCAATTGGACGAAATCaaggaaggaaaaagaagaatgcatgaggagaaaaaggaaagtaTGCGCATTGCATTAGAAGAACGAAGAGAGGCAATGTGCATTGCATCCGAAGAACGAAGAGAGTTGATTCGTATCAAGGAAGAGAAGAATGAAgtagaaaagaggaaaatggaAGATGAACTTATGATGAAAGATACAAGAACTATGGATCCTGAGCAAAAAGAATACATTCGTCTACGTCGTTTGGAAATCTTGGAGAGGTTAAGGTCTAAATATGCATCATAA